The genomic stretch TACACCAACAGAATCACGGCAAGTCATCTGGTGGAGCTGTCACTCATCTTACAAAGAGACGCCCCCATATTTTGATGAGCCTTTACCTTGCCTATCCAACCCACAGCTTCCTGTTCCCAAGCAATTTGAAAACTCTTCAAACCATTCAAGGAGCTGAAACAAATTGGGTTTGGAGAAGTTTGGCTAATGAAATACTCGGTGCAGACAGGATGGCAGAGCATCGGAAAACATTATCACAGTTACCCTAAAAATGTGACTGATAGACAGGGTACCACTGCACTGATGGGAGATTGTAAATCAATCAAACTGTAATAGAATAACTTCCTGTttcaaaacaaagattttcaatTAATATAATACGAAAGACAAATAACCAACTGTAGTTACTTTTGTATCTTAATTCAAGTGATGAAAATCGAGGCATGATAACTACTTCCCTGGTTAGCCAATATGTAGTCTAGGGCTCAGCACTGGAATCTCCAAGGCTTCTACATTTTTGGATGGCAGGTGTTAGCAATAAAATGATGTTATTTACACCACCTCCTGTGTAATCCTTTGTCATTTAATCTCTTCTATCTTCTAGCACCTTACCAATCTTTGGTATTaaccataatcaaagacctcacccgtCCCAGACATTCTTCCTTCTCCACTCTCCCACCAGGAGGAAGATTCAAAAGCATGGAGGCACGtacaaggatagcttctatcctgTTGTTATCCAGCCAACGGATGGTCCTCGAGTAAAAtaaaatggattcttgacctcacaatccatctTGTCGTGATCTTGCCTTTCAGGTTTACTCTCTGTAGCTGTtatctttattctgcattgttactgtgttaccttgttctatctcaatgtTCGTGTAATGTTTGATttgcatgaacagtatgcaagacaaactttttacTGAATCTTGGTagatataacaaacaacaatACTGTCCTCCTCCCTTCCCGCTGCCCCCTGAACTGGCTTAAAACCTGCTCCATCTCCAACTCTCTACAGTTCTGATGAATGGTTCCAGAAATGTTAAATCTATGAGGCTTGGACCTTCAAAGACAATTCTCCTCTCCTAATGAGCCAACTGGCACTCACGGatttataaattttaaaaagagcTTGTATTAAAGAGCCGTTCCAACAGATCTGCCTCAGCTGGTGGAACAGCCCACAATGAGGGGTAAGAAGCTGCTGCTGAGGCAGTCTGCCAGCCGGTTTAATCAGAAGCAAGAGAGAGTGGTACCCAATAACAACAACTGGTGACGCACCCCGCACCCCCACTTCAGATGGGAGAGGACAAAAGATGTTTCCTCCTACAGCTCTCACACCTTAGGCCTCCCACGCTCATCCCAAGGAGAGTTTGTAAAGGCAATATTCAAACGCCCCAGCCAACACTCGACTCACCAAGAACGGCGACGCAGTCCACGGCTGCCTGCCAGTCTTTGTAGTTTCTGTCAAAGTTGTAGAAGAGCCTCCTCATGCAGTCCTGGAGGGCAGCATCCCGCCTGTCCTCGGCATTGCTCATTGTGTCCAACAGCTTCTCGATGGCTTTGGTCCAGTAACGCTTGAAGCCCTTCTTGGTGGATTTCAGCTCGTACTCCTCGGGCACGTGGCGGTCGGCCACGGCTTCTGGAACCTCCAGCTGGTAGCGGTTCCTGCCCGTGCCCCAGTACACCACGGCGCGGCACCCCAGCCTCTTGCGCTGCTTTTCCAGGTACTCCCGGAGGCTAGCGTCAGTCTCCTTGATATCAGCCAGTGCCTGATCGTAGTCCGGATCAAAGCCAGACTTGGGCGTAATCACTCCAGTGTTTTTCGCCTTCTGGTGATCAAAGGCCGTGTCCCACCTCTTCAGCTCGGCCGACAAGTCCGGGAAGAGGCCTTCGGAGCCACTACCCTTCAGGCTCAGCACCTGCCTCAATAGCTTGGATTTGAAGCCGTCCACGGACGATTCCATGACCTGCAGCACCTCCTGGAAGATTTTGAAACCCTCCAAGGCAGAGAGGAAGTCAGTAATCTTCTTCTTGCTGTACGTAGTCTCCTCATACAACACCGCCCGGCTGTCGGGATGGTCCTTGCTCTTCAGAGGCGAGCCGATGCTGTGAATCCGGCTCAGGAGCCGTTCCAGGTCGGGCACCTTTCTCAGCAGCTCCAGCACCTCAGTCACCTTGTCTGGCACTGCCATCAGGTCCTCGATGGCGTTCAGGCGGTCATCAATGGCCGGGGGGTGGCAGAGGGGGGCACAGAGCCACTGCTTCAGGAGGCGCTTGCCAAAGTAGGTGCAGCAGCCGTCCAGCTGCTCGAGCAGGGTGCCCTCCCTCGTGCCTGTGGTGCTGTTGCGCAGGACCTCCAGGTTGGTGAGGGTGACCCCGTCCAGGACCAGCCGCCGTCCGCTCCAGGCCTGCCCCGGCGGCCCCTGGGCCCCCACGTCCACTGGCACGTACTCCTCGAAGTTGCCCATGGACAGGAGCTCCTGGTCGACCAAGCACTTCTTCAGGTAGAACACGCAGGCGCCGAGAGCCGACAAGGCCAGCTCCCGCCCTTCTGCCGGGGTCAGGCCCAGTGCGTCTGACTCCGCCACCATCCCCCGGATGGCCGACGGCAAGGTGGCGCCCGGCTCCTCGCTGAAGTAGCCCTCCTCCGCCAGCACCTTCAGGGTCTTGGCGGCATCCCAGAACTGGGAGCCGGCCTGCAGCGTCTCCTGCGCGGCAGAGAGGAGGCAGCCTTTCAGCACCCTCCTGGTCTCCATCGAGGGGTTGCCCCTCTCGGTCAGCACCTGCACCGGGGCGTGGTGGGCCACCAGCATCCGCAGCCTGGAGCAATGGCGGTCGTCCTGGAACTGACCCAGCCGGAACCTGCCGACAGAGGTGTCGACGAAGCAGACGCCGTAGGAGCGGGGGTGGCCCGGTGAGTCGGCGTTCGCCGCCTCCCGCAGGCACAGGAGGTACTTGCTGCTGCCCTCCGAGGGGCTGCCGTCCAGGACACTGTACGTCTGCGTCCCCTGCGTGATAACCCGGCACACCTCCCGCCGCACCACACGGTCGAACTTGGTGGGGTGCGCCATCGACCTGCAACGCGCCTCCATCATCTCGGGCGTCTCCGTCTGCTCCACCCGCGCCACCTTGTACCCCTTCTGGACCATCGCGTCGGAGAAGCGGCCAAAAGCGATTTCGGGGAAACCGGAGTGAGCCCAAGTGCCCTTCATGTACATCAGGCCCAGCTCGTTGACGGCTGTGACGGCATCCATATGGTAGAGCTCGTAAAACTTGCCGACCTTGTAGAAGATCACAGTGTCCAGCATCTGGGACTTGAGCTCCCACCACCTCCGCATGCCGGGCGTGCACTTGCTCACGAAGTCGTCTGGCACGTACAGCGAGGAGGGGTCGTAATCAGGGTGGTCTTCCCTTCGCCTCGCCGCGTCCTTCCTCTTGCCCGCTTTCAGCCACTCGAGCTTCTCGTGGTCCCACACGGTCGCGGTAGAGGCACCGCCCAGGCCACCTCCACTGGACTGGCACTCGAAGGTCTCTGGAGCAGAGAACGCCGACAGCTTGGACTTGGTGCCCGAGGACACCGCGGCCGGTCTCTTTGGAGCTTCCGGGGGAGAACGAGACGGAGTCTTCACGGCGGCTGAAGTCGTGCTGCATTTGCGCTTGAAGGGAGTCTTTACTGGACTCTCAGGATCGGTGTCCGTTTCGGGCTCACTGATGTCGTTCTCATCGACGCCACTGCTGCACTCATCGCTGCTCCCCTCCTGCTGGTCCGGTTTAAACTCTTCCTCTGAGCTTTCAACATCACTGTCCGACTCAACCACAATCCGCCTCCTTTTGGCCTTGACACAGGCCAAACGTGTCGCCCGTGACGGCCGTTTATTTGCTTTATTCTCATCTTCGCTGTTATTCTCTTTGTCCTCCTCGCTTGCTATGGACGGACCATCGACCTAGAAAGCAAGACTACAAATTTACTTGATCTTCTGACTATCCCAAACAGACAAAAAGCTGGGATTTGTCTACTGCTGCCAAAAGTCCCTTAGGCTCGATCAGCTGTGTCAACTGAGACGCCCATCTGTATGAATCCCATAGCCTTCCACTCTTTTCCTATCCGCatctaaatattttaattttgaaaAGCACTGTGATTATACCCAAGTCTACCACCTTCTCTGGTAGCTTATTTCATATACCCACTCTGTGGAGGGAAAAAAAATTTGCTGTCCTTTAAAtagttcccctctcaccttaaacctacgtTCCCTGGTTTTAGATTCCCCTCCCTGGAATCCCATGCGCTCCACTGTCTGGACAAGTGGGTACATCAAAACCCTTGCCAAagaggagtcctcgtgcaagactcccagaaggttaatttacaggctgagtctgtggtacagaaggcaaatgcaatgttggcatgagttcaaggggaacagaatataaaagcaaggagataatactgagccCTTATAAGACTAGTCAGGCCCCATATTTTAGAAagtatgtgttgtcattggagagagtccacaggagggtcacaaggatgattctgggaatgaaggggttaacatatgaggagcgtttggcagctttgtgcctgtaatcactggaatttagaagagtgtggggatctcattgaaacctaccaaatgtagaaaggactagatagggtggaattttcctgtggtgggggtatccagaaccaaagggcagcctcaaaattgaggggcgaccctttagaacagaggtaagaggattttttttaatccagagagtagtgaatctgtgcaatgctgtgccacagactgaggcagtggccaagtctgtgggtatatttaaggtggaagttggttgtttcctgattggtcagggtaacagaggatatggcgagaaggcaagtgtatggggttgaatgggatctgggatcagccatgatggagcagactcgatgggctgaatggcctgatcctGCACCTATGCCTCATGGTCTTATACCACATGGTTCACCCCTCCAGTTTGCAAGGGTTCCTCCACAGATATTTCCAGCCATTCAGTAGCTGCCCATCACCAAGGTTCCCACTCTCGCAGGGCTCTAGGTTTAAAAACACTTCCTAGGTACATTTAATAAATACAGCAGGgcaccacggtagtgtagcagttagcacgacgACAACGGAGCCAGGGATTCTGGAATTCAGAGCTCAATTCCGGTGCCATTCTGCAGCCAGTCTGCGCGTTTCCCTgcggaatgcgtgggttttccctggaATCTCCCCCCTcggtccaaaggtgtaccagttaaTAGGTCATTGGAAATTTACCCACGATTAGTCTAGGGGTCATCATGTTTATCGGGGGATTGccagggtggcatggcttgaagaacTGGAGGGGCCCACTCCACTGTGTATCACTAAATAACCAAAAAGAAACCCCACCTGGACCCTTCTCATTAATACTGGAAAACCTGACAGTATTATAATTTTATTACTTTTACACCCTATTGTTATTTGCCTACATACCTGCTCTTCCAAATCCTACCGACTATTTAGAAGGCTATCTAATCCCAGAGTGATCATACTCTTCCTTTTACTGTAAACTTCGATGGTCCTCCAGCAGACCCTCTCCACCCAACCCCAATTCCACTCTTATGCTCTTTTTCAGTGGTGCAACACTCCTTCACACCCCCACCCAAAAGTCCCATCACCCAGGAGCACCGAGTTTCCCGCAGCAACTTCCGTGCTTGCACAGTATTGCAAACCCACCTGCTGACTAATGCTCCGAGATCGCTCTTACCTGAATGACTCCCTGCATTAAAACAAACGCAGCCCCCATAGGAACCATTGTTCACACACTTGTGAATGGCTCATTCACCTACCTCCATTTTTTCACCTTCATCGTCATCATCACTGTCTTCATCTTCTGGCTCAGAAGGTTCAGTGCACACTGCCAATTCTAAACGCTTCTCTCTCGGTTTCCGAAGGGCGTTATCTGCATCAACAATTGCCCTGCGGATTTCAGGCTTTCCACTAAAGTAGACACCACCTCTCTGAGCCTCTTTACAATCAGAACCTGCAAGTTCAAAAGATCTTTCACAGTAAACCGTCCAGCAACTTGTCGGCCATGagagatgggagcagaattaggccacttggcccatcgagtcttctccgtcatttcatcaaggctgatctacattctctcccaaccccattctccaaccTTCCTtccatgccttgactaatcaagaacctatcaacctctgcttcaaatgtaccaaatgacttggcctccacagccacctgtggcagtgaattccagataaaccaccctccagctaaagaaattcctcatcttcattctaaatggactggcagctcaatgttccagcgTTCcactgttttagatgtgatagattGGAGGGATTAAGGGCGGggtgtggcattactagtcagggaaaatgtcacacagGAACAAGGTCGCTGTGCTTGATAATTCAACAAGTTTTCAAAGTAAGCAGGGTTAACCGTACCACGATAGATCTTGCAGACAAATGTTTTGAAAGCaacatacaggtttcccccactatccgaaggtagagcattcctatgaaactgtttgtaatccaaaatgtcgtaaagtgaagaagcaattactattaatttatatgggaaaaatttttagaGCATTCCCAGatccaaaaaaaacctaccaaatcatatcaaataacacataaaacctaaaattacaCTAACATATAGtcaaagcaggaatgatatgataactttacaccctatataaagtagaaatattgtaggtacgttatagtttcacttatcaaacttggGAAGGCAGCGAGCCAGAATCGatttggagaagaaaaaaatcagcacATACACGCAtacgcaaacaactgcccgcacaaggtttcatggtcattgtagtctttcttggggtaaacacacatatgaagcgggcgtcttttttcgtGAAAGTGAAACTCCTCTTTGGTtcgtgaaaacaggtactaatgcaagtctttcgtaacagcgagttgtcataaagcgaacatttgaaaagcgggggccacctgtactacAGGAGGAGAAGCAAAGACCAGAAACGCCAGAGAAAGAGGCAGGTGAGGCAAGGTGCAATGTGTGGATTTCTGAATCAGTCAGTTATGGCAATGTTGTGGGGAGGAGTTCAAGAACAGCAGTGTGGAAAAACAGGTGAAAGTGGATAGTGTTGTTAATTGGCCACAAACAAGACAAGGCCATGGGGCTTCTTGATAAAATTTTAATTGACTCATGACCCTAATCCCCCACCACCTCTCATAGCCAATATATATCCCTTAACACCCCTAGTTATCCAACTtagatgtctaataccagagggcttgCACTGAAcgagagagggggtaggttcaaaggggattaagaggggcaagttcttTTTTAAAACTGAGaatcatggatgcctggaatgcgctgcctggtatggtggtagaagtGGATAGGGATATGGATGCAAGGAAGAAgagagatatggacatggtgtaggtaggaaggataagtgtttgggtgtttttgattcgCTTTTTAGCTGGTTTTACACAACCTCGTCAGCCAAatagcctattcctgtgctgtactttctatgTTCTAGATTAATTAACACAACATCAGCTGTTAATCACAGAATCACAAGCTTCACCTCCGAAGTTACCAACAGCACAGCTCAGGGTGCACTTGAACTTCAGCTCACAGCTCAGGTTTGATGCACACTCTGGCgctctccctgtggagtctgcacgttcaccccgtgactgtgtggcttttccagttcctcccatatcccaagcTTTGGACGAGGTAGAGATCTGAGCAGAAGTCTCAGTCACGTATACATAGCCAGGGTACTCAAGACTTCAGCAGAGTACTGCAGTAATCTTACTGTACTGCTCCCACAAAAACAAATCTCATCGCtcacatatgtgagtgatgataagcctgatcctgaattgtggactgagagtaggaaggggaccgggagaggggaatcgtggttgggaaaaggggaaaggagaggggaggaagtgtggagcaccagagagatattctgcaatgatcaattgcttggaatcaaatgaccttgcctggcgtctcagggctgggtgtgtctgaacCAGTGCCAAACCCAcccggcactcctcctctgccacctgtcccacacccctccactCTCACTATCCCCAACatttttgctcctgccagatttacaaacatgCTCTCCGCTCAacgttaacaaatacagtactgaagaaaagtcttaagcaccctatgcgtcgaagacttttgcacggtactgtgtGGGGCAACAAAAACACCAGGGCATGTTTTTGGGCATGGAGAGTATCTTTACAGGGAAATAAGGGGGAATTACATGAGCCCAATGAAGCAAATGGCCTCCTTTTAGACCATGAGACACAGCAGCAGAatctggtccattgagtctgatcagccattcatcatggctgatcttttctttcccctccttggccttctccccatTGGCTTTGATGccttggccaatcaagaacctgtcaatctctgcattaaatagaCTCAACATCTGCCTTTGGTATTAAATTCTACAAATTCGTAGTGATATTAACAAAATTACCTACTCAGCACTCTCTCCAAGGCCAATACACCCTTTAGATAATGCCAAGAAATGCACAGGTGTGATCCAACTGGATCTTTTACCACACTTCCACTCCCCTAGACACAAGTCAGCACTTCATTAACCTCAAATCCATTTCAGCACAAGATCACCAAGCCTGCTTTGACCGTCGTGCAGCTTTACACCAGTTGGACAGCATTGGATATTTGGAATTCAAAGCACAGCACAGACTGCACTGTCTGGACACTGGAGAATGGGATCAGAGGTCTGATGCTAAGCTGGCAGTTCTACATCATCAGCAGTTGAACCATGGTGCAGGAACAGCTGTCGAATCAAGTTAGCAAAATGATTTGCACCAATCTCTTGTAAAAgctattttcaaaaaaaaaccaTCAACTAGGATAAACAATTAAGGCAATTTTGCCTACATTACCCACATCCTGAGAACATGCAGGAGGGAAACAATGTGCAAACAGGGCACTGTTGGCATAATATTCATAACTGCATACTGGTAACTCATTTCTATCAAAGGGTACTAAATGAGCAGTCAGATCAAAGCATGCATTAAGGGTTGAGGAACCTCTGAACTCACTGTTTAGGAAATTTTCAACTGCAAACTACTCCAATTAAAAAGTAGTTCTGTCATGGCTAAACTACCAAGGGGTTAATGCAACCAGAAACTAGCACCAATTTTTCAAAACAATATGGATGCTACTATCAGTCAGTTCAAAGGAAGATTCTGGGTTAAGACAAAGACTATAGATTTAAACAGTCTACAAAATCCAAACAGTTGAATGCTCATAAAGAATCTCCGGGTCGTAGATATGCGCTCTGACaataaatcttactttgaacATGATCACACAGTATGTGTACACAAGCTTGAACAAGTAACTCAACAATCCTACACACGGACACATTACCAGAAGGCGCTCAAACATGATAAACAAATGCCAGTGGAAATGTGAACTTCAGATCTTGCAGCGTAGCAAAGATCCTACATTACTCTACACGAATTGGCAGGTAATCCATACCCTGGGAAGTTCTCAGCAATTGACTATTTAAAGTCGAGAATAGAAGAAAATATCACAAAACAGCAAGCTGATACTTTCAAAGAACCCAGCGCATATAAACCCTTATTAAcatctgtggtaaactatgtatacctgtctggacacgcccctctgctgactgctcctgtggctcctcccacagacccctgtataaaggcaattggaggcactgctcccccctcagtctccgagatgctgtgctccgttttgctgctaataaaagcctatcgttcgcctcccgtctctgagagttattgatggtgcatcaacatccAAACTGAAATACCTCAAACTCATTTATCAAAGGACAGTTCTACCTTGCAGTTTGGGCTGTGTCTGACGTCATGTCCCAGCAATGAAACCTCCAGAGAAGTAGGCATTGTGTGTCCTGGCTCTTACCTGTGTACATCTTTACGTACTTCACACTGACCCAGCCTCTTGTTGGAGGTTGATCGAAGAACTGGACATGAATACGAAGAGACTTCCCTTTTCCTCTGAGGTGCTCCTTGGTAGTGGGATGATTATAAACTAGACTTGGCCACCATGGATAGCCTTCCATCTTGGCCCACACTAGATCGCCAGGTGTAAAATCACATGTTTGACTGCAAGTTAACAGGACGATAGACAGACATTAATTACCCTTTGTACAACTGGCTTTTCTTTTGCCAATATTTTCAAACCGCAGCTGCGGGCTGTAAATTTGTCCACATTGCCGAACTCTAGTCAAAGTTGCTGCACCAAAACACTACCCCAGATTACATTTTATACAACACGAGACTCACAATCTCAATACCCCAGTTACTACACCAATAGGTTTCAGGTCTCCGGGCACCAaaacctcaagaaggcaacatccaaagatccccccccccccccccaaatgcagGTCACCTTATCCGCTCACAATTGGAGGTACATtagtcccacaacaccaggttcaagaacaggtacTTCATTTCAGCTACTGGTTCTTGAACTAAACGGCCAAACCTTCATCACGGCAGATTAACAACACTGACCACTTCGGTTATTTTACACTGGAAAATTAGACTTTGTTGGTTTTGCTCTAATAGTGTCcgttattgtaaaaaaaaagtctacGATTTATGTTATTCTTGAGGATGCTGTTTAGTGGAACGCGCTTTCGCTGTTGCTGTAAATAATCTTTTCATTGCATTCACGTACTTTGCACAAGACGGTGACCGTACAGAGCACATCATAAACATCACGAGCCACGAGGTAAACGCAAAAATACAAGGACTTTCTATTTCTGCTATCTTCCAAAACGTGTCAATACTGCCATCCACATGGCTTTACAAACAAAATGAGATGGCTCTCCCAGTTATCCCCTTCTCCAAAGGCTTATTACCATACCAGGTAGCCTACAATACCACTGGGTGACATGAAGTTTGTAGCCGTTTCCTGGACCAATAATAAACGCACGCATGGAAAATAAAATCACAACCAGCCCATGTTTTGCAAAGCTCGCCAAGCCGCTCAAGGCTGCCAGCGGCCTCCTAGGCCTCCGTCTGTTCCCTGCTACTGAGCCGGTCACAGACCaaccacctccctccctcccaaatTCCCATAGAAAGCTCTATGCCTACTGCCCAAACCGGAACTCCAGGCCTTACCTCAGGGTGGTCGTCCGGGGACTCGCCGCCTGTTTGTGGGCTGCTTTCGCTTCCCTAGTGaagaaagggctggaggaggcAGTAGTCCGGAGCTTCTTGGGCGGGCTCCGGCGGGTCTTGCCCGCTTCGCTGTCACTGTGCTTGACCACTTCCCGGTCATTACCGGCCTTCTTTGTGGGCGCTGTGATGATGTCGGGTCCCGACCCGCTCCGGGTGCTGAGTGGCGGAGACTTGGTAAAGAAGCTGAACAAGGTCCGCTGCTTGGCCATGGCCACCCGGTCCGGTCCCCAGTGCTGGCGGGAAAAAGGAACGTAGCATCAGAGGAAGGAACGCCGAATGTTGCCCCAGCCAATCAGCGATTAGCACCGCCCCCTTTTCTTGGGACCGGTGGGTCGGGCTGCCCTATGTTCCCGCGCAACCTGACTAACCAATGCCCCACTGAAGAGGTTTAAGAACGGAAGACGTTCGTTTATATTTCATTTTGAAATGCTTTAATATCATAGAATCACATCAGAGTTATGAAGGGAAGGAAACTATTAATCATGTGCCAATCGAAAAAGAGGCGCTCAGCCTAATCCCACCTTCTCACACTAACCATAGAGAAATATACTGCGCACGGAAACAGCCTGCTTCA from Hemitrygon akajei chromosome 7, sHemAka1.3, whole genome shotgun sequence encodes the following:
- the msh6 gene encoding DNA mismatch repair protein Msh6; the protein is MAKQRTLFSFFTKSPPLSTRSGSGPDIITAPTKKAGNDREVVKHSDSEAGKTRRSPPKKLRTTASSSPFFTREAKAAHKQAASPRTTTLSQTCDFTPGDLVWAKMEGYPWWPSLVYNHPTTKEHLRGKGKSLRIHVQFFDQPPTRGWVSVKYVKMYTGSDCKEAQRGGVYFSGKPEIRRAIVDADNALRKPREKRLELAVCTEPSEPEDEDSDDDDEGEKMEVDGPSIASEEDKENNSEDENKANKRPSRATRLACVKAKRRRIVVESDSDVESSEEEFKPDQQEGSSDECSSGVDENDISEPETDTDPESPVKTPFKRKCSTTSAAVKTPSRSPPEAPKRPAAVSSGTKSKLSAFSAPETFECQSSGGGLGGASTATVWDHEKLEWLKAGKRKDAARRREDHPDYDPSSLYVPDDFVSKCTPGMRRWWELKSQMLDTVIFYKVGKFYELYHMDAVTAVNELGLMYMKGTWAHSGFPEIAFGRFSDAMVQKGYKVARVEQTETPEMMEARCRSMAHPTKFDRVVRREVCRVITQGTQTYSVLDGSPSEGSSKYLLCLREAANADSPGHPRSYGVCFVDTSVGRFRLGQFQDDRHCSRLRMLVAHHAPVQVLTERGNPSMETRRVLKGCLLSAAQETLQAGSQFWDAAKTLKVLAEEGYFSEEPGATLPSAIRGMVAESDALGLTPAEGRELALSALGACVFYLKKCLVDQELLSMGNFEEYVPVDVGAQGPPGQAWSGRRLVLDGVTLTNLEVLRNSTTGTREGTLLEQLDGCCTYFGKRLLKQWLCAPLCHPPAIDDRLNAIEDLMAVPDKVTEVLELLRKVPDLERLLSRIHSIGSPLKSKDHPDSRAVLYEETTYSKKKITDFLSALEGFKIFQEVLQVMESSVDGFKSKLLRQVLSLKGSGSEGLFPDLSAELKRWDTAFDHQKAKNTGVITPKSGFDPDYDQALADIKETDASLREYLEKQRKRLGCRAVVYWGTGRNRYQLEVPEAVADRHVPEEYELKSTKKGFKRYWTKAIEKLLDTMSNAEDRRDAALQDCMRRLFYNFDRNYKDWQAAVDCVAVLDVLLSLTHYSQSGEGPMCRPVVTFVSSEARPFLELRGSRHPCILKTFLGDFIPNDVVIGCEDVEGLENGRSNQQASCLLVTGPNMGGKSTLMRQVGLLVIMAQLGCYVPAESCKFNPVDRVFTRLGASDRIMSGESTFFVELSETSSILQHATRHSLVLLDELGRGTATYDGTAIASAVVKELAENTKCRTLFSTHYHSLVEDFSHSSAVSLGHMACMVENECEDPSQETITFLYKFIEGACPKSYGFNAARLADIPEEIIQKGHKKAEEFEKTTISLRLFKEICFLVEDPNVNHLKLQRVLKMIAEL